The Halictus rubicundus isolate RS-2024b chromosome 6, iyHalRubi1_principal, whole genome shotgun sequence genome contains the following window.
TTGAATTATATAACCGTGTCTGTTGTTCTGTTCTTTTGTTCAATGTCTGCACTTCTATTACAGTATGGGAAagatactattatattattttcaatatgcTAAACATAACAAGAAAGAACATTCTATTTCGCTTTAGTGCGTTGTAATTCAGttatcaaaatttttattttgcacaaagatccccaGTCTAGTAATAACGCATACTTGCAATGTGTTTTATTATCGAGTATGAGCAATGAACTTTTTGTGTACAATAGTTACCAAAATAGAGGGAAGGAAGATGCTcgcgtttaacactaaacctaccaagcattaaccaGTATCAAGTAAATATTGCCATAAGGCAAAATGACAACCCCAAATTTAACAAGATCGTCCCTAATTTtcgatataataaatgcttggccAAGGAAATTCACTACTCTCAAATTCACTATTTCCCACAAATGAATTTGTATAAttccaataattgtaaaatataaagccggtcattttgaccgtggtaggtttaatgttaatttcAATGGGTCAGTGATTTTGTTCTCTGCTTGTTCGTAATTGAATTTCCTAAAAGAAAAAACACGTCCTAGTCGACCAACTGATTCGAAATCTTGAGAGAATGTGTTATCGCGCTAATAGAAATTTTAAAGTCCGTCATTTAACAGTTTGTTTCACGTTCTAAAAGGCAGACAAAAATACAAAGAAAAGTTAGTCAGATTTctcgttaacccatttgcatcatatggaaatatgaaaagaaggcctttatcaccaaacttttctttttcattatatttaagtacaaaaacgactgcaagtaaaagaacttcatatttcagcattataagaaaaaataaattgagcgtatatatacgctccggtgatagtgaccaggaaaattgttataatacgctaatgatgcaaatgagtTAATTTTGGTTCAGACCACGTCATTGACGTCAGACGGCTACATGAAACTTCGGTACAAAAATGTTTCCAGTAAATACAAAACAACGGTCTTTCCACAATCACAATCAAAGTCGAATATTTACTTCCGACCCCGATCTGCCCCACCTCAATTTTGGACATCTTGTACACAATCCGATCATCCCTGACGGTCGACCGTGTCGACCATTTACCTGTACCCGTCGGGCCTTCGCCTGGCGTTCTCGATCCTTCTCCTGGTGTCCTCCATCCTCCTTCTCTGCTCCTCCACTTGTCTCTCGTGCTCAGCAGCTCTCCTAGTCTCGTTCGCGACTAAATTGATCGGAACAGGGCTCGTTTCCTGCCTCCTGCTATGGTCCTCGAGCCGTCTACGATCCCAGTACGGCGAGCCCGTATTTTCCAGCGGACTCGTTCTTCCAGCGTGCTCCTGGGCGGCCCTCCTCTCGGCCTCTATCCGTAGCCGTTCCTCTTCGTACCTTCTCGACTGTAACTTCTGGACCTCCAGCTCCCGCATCCTCGCCTCCTCCCTCAGCCGTTGCTCCTCCAGCCTTTCCCGGGTTCTCTCCCTCTCGGTTCTCCAGGCCTCGTTCCTCCTCCTGGCCTCGTCCTCGTAGCTTCTGGGTAGGTAGTTCATCGTGGCTGACGGACCGTGGTCTCTTCTGCCGCCTCCGAAGCTCGGGTACCTCGATCGGTCGTCTCGCCCGGCTTCTTGAATCCTCCTCCAGTACATCGTCGAGTCGTTGGTAACGTTCCTCGGGATCACAACCGGTTGATTTCTCCTGACGTAGTCCTGCAGTTTACCCTCCTCTTCCAGCCGCTTCCGGTTCCACGTCTGCTCCCGCAGCTTCTTCTCTCGTTCCCATTGTTCTCGAGGTCCGTTCTCGTTAGCGGCGAGCGACGTGTTCGACGACTGGCTCCTGACCCGCGCCTGCTtcctcctctcctcctcctctttctgACGCGTCCTCAGCATCCACTCCTGCCTCCTTCTCACTTCCTCCTCGTGTTGTCTTCTTCTGGCTTCCTCCTCGTGTTGCCTCCTCCTGGCTTCCTCCTCGTTCTGCCTCCTCCTAGCTTCCTCCTCGTGCTGCCTCCTCCTGGCTTCCTCCTCCTGCTGTTCCCATCTCGGTCTCGGCGACGAGGTCTGCTGCGCCCACCCCTGTGACCTGGCGAAAGCCTCCTCCCTCCTTCGCTCGATCCTTcgatttctttcttcctctaaTCGGCGGCGTTCGTCCTCCCGCTGCCACGCGAACGACGGCCAGTCCTGCGGCACGCTGCGCTTTTCTTCCATTTGTCCTTGTTCCGGAAGCTCCTCGCGATCGCTCCTGCTCCTGTCCTGCTCCCCTCGCGATTGACCCTCTTGTCGTCTTCTTAATTCCCCCTGCGCCATGGTCTGTTCGTAGAAGTGCCGGCGACGTTGGTTCTCCGTCTGCAACTCGTCGCTGGACACCACGCCTTCGTTCTCCCCGAAACCCCACGATCCTGGGCTCAAGGGGTCAACCTTCGGCTCCTTGATCCACAGGATCTTGCGCATCTGATTACCTGGCCTCTCACCGGTCGGCGTGTCCTCCGATTGGACGCTTCGCTTTACCTTCGGGTAGCCGCGTGGCTCCTCGGACTTGCGCTCGTTACGTACGGTCATGGGGGTCAAGGTGGCAGAGTCCGCGGTTGCGCTAGACTTGCCTAGATCCCCGCGGACTGGTAATTTGTCTGGGAATTTCTTGCCGTCCTGGAATAGGAAACAGTGTTGTTTAAGAAAAAAACCGTTTTTCCTGCTGTATatacatttttcatatttttcgagaaacgaaggtgaccttcagttCTGTAATTGGATTGACCGTgttcttttatgaaactttcgcccacgcatttgtgacatttttctgattaacgTGACGTACAGTCTTGTCTCGATATGCGTCGCAGATACCTGGGTGATAAAAGtcgtagaactatccccactaccgcggagtataccgaGGAGTTTAAACATACTACAGATCGGGTAGAACGTTCGGCGTGAATCAAAGcacagtatctcctggacgatatatgtcgccggcaaTACCCGTgtcgtggacatatatcgagaaaacactgtacttcgAAACATATTTGCGTAgagtctcgattatccgaaccaatggCATTTAAATTCTCCGTTATACGAACGAAACGACAATTCAATCTAAAGCCAGCCATATTGTAATACGACGCGTGTCAGATCCACGAGTAGCAATTGTCGCGTAACAATGTGAAatgtttaatttaaaatgaaatgttCAATTCTGAAATGTGAAATGTTCTGAAGTGCGTAAATTTGAAATGATTAATTCCGGAAGGGGATCGATTCGTACCACAAACTCGGCGTACAAAGTCGCCTCGATGTCTCCCCTATTCTGCTTCGGCCCCTTGGTGGTGGTCTCTAATTTCTTCAGCTTGAAGAGCTCATCTATCTCTTCGTCCTTCTCCTCGGACACATCATAATCTATGTCCAGAGATATCGGGGTCACCTCGGACCACAAATCACCTTCTTGATCCTTGCTCGCGGAGTCTATAGATCTCTTCTGTCTTGAGGCGGCTAATCCCTCGCAGCCGACTTGCAGTTCCGGCACACCGCCGACGCTGAAGGGGTCAGCGATAGGGGGTGTGTCCGAGCTGTGATCGTCGAACGAGTTCGACTGCTTGTGGAACATCTTCGGACTGGCTGCCTTGTATTCCGTGGCCTTGGTTTTCTCGTTGTTCTGGACGGTCTTCTTGGGCACCTTGCTTTTGCCATTCATCGACGGCTTTGACGCGGGCATCGGGTTGGGTAGCAGACGTTCCCGAAGCAGATCCAACTTGTATATCTCCACCGAGCCGGGTCCTTGGTCCTGAAAGGTGTCATCCGCCACAAAGGGGTCCTCCGGCTGAGGCGGTGACTCGCGGGGAGGTGATCTTGCCGGCTCCGAGGTTTCTTGAACATTGTTATTCTGATCGAGCAACTGTTGGCCGGCGTACTCGAAGAGCTGTTTGTCTTGCAACAACGGCGAAAAGTCCTCCGCGGCGCTATTCTCCATCCGAAGGTGTAGCAAATTCTTCTCCAGGTGCTTGAGAAGCTCGAGATCCTGGGGGGCTGAAAAACGAACAAGTGTCCCGGTTTAGTTAAAAACTTTGGCCACCCTCTCGCTGAAAACACTTAACAGCTCGATCGAAATCTCTTTCAGTCAACTCTCTCCTTCGCCACGGAGTTGAACGGCTTATTAGCGGGTCATTTTATGCCTCCACAATGGAAACAATTAAAACCACGAAACAGTAATAATTACTAAAAgaatgttaacccttaacggcccggaagtatttcaagtttacttcccaccagatTCAAGCTATTTTAAATACGAAGAGAAActatgaattttattttatatataatttatatttgtttttttttatttttgccacCATATACGcagcattggacccagtaagtaaaagtgccatgccgcttatattgCGGcgttggtccgttaagggttaaattagcgtcttattattttcaacagttcCTCCAAACGTAAACGCGATAAATAACATTCCATTTAATTCGAGTCGCCCGACATTTGCCGTAGAGAGGTAGGTAGGAATGTGCGCGAACATCGGGTCGGTTCGGTAATTACAACCGAAATTAATGCTGTAAATTGCATCTTGCGTGACGACCGACCCAGTTCGCCGGAGAAAGACTCATTGGCGGTCCTAAGTTACCGGCGTTACGGACTCTGATCAACTTACCACGCTTATCCGTATCATTCCGTTGGAGAACCTCATT
Protein-coding sequences here:
- the LOC143355160 gene encoding uncharacterized protein LOC143355160 produces the protein MMLPGVTVVPATVWLAVCVAMVGASNFHPSRLTPDQYAPLISHRHGLHRGTEEDQPLSKFLNDSDEDQYIEDMAGLQPKEQDPAKNQPVSISISTYWKDQDVADQDVADQAVADQADLSMRKSSSTGRLFAPQDLELLKHLEKNLLHLRMENSAAEDFSPLLQDKQLFEYAGQQLLDQNNNVQETSEPARSPPRESPPQPEDPFVADDTFQDQGPGSVEIYKLDLLRERLLPNPMPASKPSMNGKSKVPKKTVQNNEKTKATEYKAASPKMFHKQSNSFDDHSSDTPPIADPFSVGGVPELQVGCEGLAASRQKRSIDSASKDQEGDLWSEVTPISLDIDYDVSEEKDEEIDELFKLKKLETTTKGPKQNRGDIEATLYAEFVDGKKFPDKLPVRGDLGKSSATADSATLTPMTVRNERKSEEPRGYPKVKRSVQSEDTPTGERPGNQMRKILWIKEPKVDPLSPGSWGFGENEGVVSSDELQTENQRRRHFYEQTMAQGELRRRQEGQSRGEQDRSRSDREELPEQGQMEEKRSVPQDWPSFAWQREDERRRLEEERNRRIERRREEAFARSQGWAQQTSSPRPRWEQQEEEARRRQHEEEARRRQNEEEARRRQHEEEARRRQHEEEVRRRQEWMLRTRQKEEEERRKQARVRSQSSNTSLAANENGPREQWEREKKLREQTWNRKRLEEEGKLQDYVRRNQPVVIPRNVTNDSTMYWRRIQEAGRDDRSRYPSFGGGRRDHGPSATMNYLPRSYEDEARRRNEAWRTERERTRERLEEQRLREEARMRELEVQKLQSRRYEEERLRIEAERRAAQEHAGRTSPLENTGSPYWDRRRLEDHSRRQETSPVPINLVANETRRAAEHERQVEEQRRRMEDTRRRIENARRRPDGYRTMEARENQERARDEREQRRRQEVARLNALPVLASILIRPSSPPTITTKLGGEGWIPNGKGKPVTNFPAAPTQRPPVKSLSPCVWAVVKCCPSNTNRLVMCFESMGCPGANWDPNPCRVSITKAARQQVMQYYEEAEKDDDF